In the Topomyia yanbarensis strain Yona2022 chromosome 3, ASM3024719v1, whole genome shotgun sequence genome, one interval contains:
- the LOC131692408 gene encoding uncharacterized protein LOC131692408 has translation MTWPFPSLTHLQTWANGDNDKEMQVRYARTRDVYVDMEKEEQFVIGMPKLKSFHSTNNLTFFRIGTALSKFATQLVELTLENQEMDLEQIKAFEATTIKVLNIRRCKIQTPSQTLPTLNMPHLNSLVLWYNKSDIVFNNGLSELKSLKMTLSKSKNHKILHKLCNNLPNLENLEIWAFRPLGNTTFRYLHKLTKLRSLRVMACQTKTRFWTHCSVIPALRRIDFIRCNLNTVTLQHLAKVFPGLSELIFEGCKVLHSNDEGSGTNSTITTSKLDYESRRTCLLQLSEFFPLCAISLY, from the exons ATGACCTGGCCTTTCCCTAGCTTAACGCATCTGCAAACTTGGGCGAATGGCGATAACGACAAAGAAATGCAGGTTCGATATGCTCGTACACGTGATGTATACGTGGATATGGAAAAAGAAGAACAGTTTGTTATTGGCATGCCAAAATTAAAAAGCTTCCATTCGACAAACAACTTAACGTTTTTTCGCATTGGTACGGCTCTTTCGAAATTTGCTACACAACTCGTTGAATTAACTCTTGAGAATCAGGAAATGGATTTAGAACAAATCAAAGCTTTCGAAGCGACAACGATTAAG GTGCTCAACATACGGCGGTGCAAAATTCAGACCCCATCCCAGACTCTTCCAACGTTGAACATGCCTCATCTAAACAGTTTAGTACTGTGGTACAACAAGTCAGATATTGTTTTCAATAACGGACTTTCAGAACTCAAATCGCTGAAGATGACACTAAGCAAATCAAAGAACCACAAAATTCTGCACAAACTATGCAACAATTTGCCgaatttggaaaatttagaAATATGGGCATTCAGACCG TTGGGTAACACAACGTTTCGATATCTGCATAAACTGACGAAGTTAAGATCGCTTAGGGTGATGGCATGTCAAACGAAGACACGCTTTTGGACGCATTGTTCAGTGATACCAGCTCTTCGTAGGATAGATTTTATAAGATGCAACTTAAATACAGTCACGCTACAGCATCTGGCTAAAGTGTTTCCCGGTCTCAGCGAACTGATATTTGAAGGATGCAAAGTACTCCACTCCAACGACGAAGGTTCCGGTACGAACAGCACTATAACGACGTCAAAGCTGGACTACGAAAGCAGAAGAACTTGTTTGCTGCAGTTAAGTGAATTTTTCCCTCTGTGTGCGATTTCGTTGTACTAA
- the LOC131691520 gene encoding uncharacterized protein LOC131691520 yields MDNINNLPVELLGHIFNYLSFRDRKNAYAVCTLWYKVLRGVRFQRQRRVYLNRSFDDDLNDLEIRVLRCFRNIHIYFFDAAGFDDVELQEKYDIIQFKYLYQRTPEDRLIEFLFEMNMDLESLELSRSFESCREILENRLPRIRNLRELALNFETTENIIPQQHSTTWTIQHHRVEKLRMDFPCANLPLKVITPNLNSLCVDTNCRQGFQIIEAYCRQLQCLEVTIKDAETVDDIMALPFPSLTHLQTWPHGDNDKELQVRYARTRNKYVDLEKEEQFVIGMPKLKSFHSANNLMFFRISTALSKFAKQLVELTLENQEMDLEQIKAFEAIPIKVLNIRRCKILTSSQSLPTLNMPHLNSLVLWYNESDIIFDSGLSELKSLKMTLFKSKNHKVLHKICNNLPNLEHLEIWAYRMLVNTAFRYLHKLTKLRSLKLIVCETKTRFWTHCSVIPTLRRIDLIECTLNKFTLQQLAKVFPGLSELILEECKVQFNDEGSGTYRNTSKLDSERRRSCLQQLNEAFPLCTISLY; encoded by the exons ATGGACAACATCAACAATCTTCCAGTAGAG CTGTTAGGACATATTTTTAACTACCTCAGCTTTCGTGATCGCAAAAATGCATACGCCGTTTGCACCCTGTGGTACAAAGTTCTGCGTGGTGTTCGATTCCAACGCCAACGCCGGGTGTACCTAAATCGCAGTTTCGACGATGACCTAAATGATTTAGAAATACGTGTTCTTCGCTGCTTCCGGAACATTCATATTTATTTCTTTGATGCAGCAGGTTTCGATGATGTTGAACTACAGGAAAAATATGATATCATACAATTTAAGTACCTATATCAACGAACTCCAGAGGACCGCctaattgaatttttatttgaaatgaacATGGATCTCGAAAGTCTGGAACTGTCGAGATCGTTTGAAAGCTGTCGAGAGATTCTCGAGAATCGATTACCACGAATTAGGAATCTGCGGGAGCTCgcgttaaattttgaaacaacggAAAATATCATCCCACAGCAACATTCAACCACGTGGACAATCCAACATCATCGAGTAGAAAAGCTAAGAATGGACTTTCCTTGTGCAAACTTACCATTGAAAGTAATAACACCAAATTTAAATAGTCTGTGTGTGGATACAAATTGCCGCCAGGGCTTTCAGATAATCGAAGCGTACTGCAGGCAGTTGCAATGTTTGGAAGTAACTATCAAGGATGCGGAAACGGTTGACGATATCATGGCGTTGCCGTTCCCTAGCTTGACGCATCTGCAAACTTGGCCGCATGGCGACAACGACAAAGAACTGCAGGTTCGATACGCTCGAACACGTAATAAATACGTGGATTTGGAAAAAGAGGAACAGTTTGTCATTGGAATGCCAAAATTAAAAAGCTTCCATTCGGCaaacaatttaatgttcttTCGCATTAGTACAGCTCTTTCGAAATTTGCTAAACAGCTCGTTGAACTAACTCTTGAAAATCAGGAAATGGATTTGGAACAAATCAAAGCTTTCGAAGCGATACCGATTAAG GTGCTCAACATACGGCGATGCAAAATTCTGACCTCATCCCAGAGTCTTCCAACGTTGAACATGCCTCATCTAAACAGTCTAGTACTGTGGTACAACGAGTCAGATATTATCTTCGATAGCGGGCTTTCTGAGCTTAAATCACTGAAGATGACACTATTCAAATCAAAGAACCACAAAGTTTTACACAAAATATGCAACAACTTGCCGAATTTGGAACATTTAGAAATATGGGCATACAGAATG TTGGTTAACACAGCGTTTCGATATCTACATAAACTGACAAAGCTAAGGTCGCTTAAGTTGATCGTATGCGAAACAAAAACACGCTTTTGGACGCATTGTTCAGTGATACCTACTCTTCGTAGGATAGATTTGATAGAATGCACCTTAAATAAATTTACGCTTCAGCAACTGGCAAAAGTGTTTCCCGGTCTCAGCGAACTCATACTGGAAGAATGCAAAGTCCAGTTCAATGATGAAGGTTCCGGCACGTACAGGAACACGTCAAAGTTGGACAGCGAAAGAAGAAGATCTTGTTTGCAGCAATTAAACGAGGCTTTTCCTCTGTGTACGATTTCGTTGTACTAG